One genomic segment of Streptomyces niveus includes these proteins:
- a CDS encoding glycosyltransferase, with product MPQPSNSPSSGFTVLHLVQPVDGGVGRVVADLVHAQVAAGMRVVVACPDRGPLTADVAALGAETEVWRATRDPGFGLPAEIRRVNELVGRIRPDVVHAHSAKAGFAGRLAVRGRIPTVFQPHAWSFEAVSGTTAALARGWERLAARWTARVVCVSEAERGRGERAGVRAPWSVVHNGVDADRFRPADTADALSSTAVGRAALPLLAELPPETPLVACVGRLCRQKGQDVLLRAWPLVLRDLPDARLVLVGDGPDAERLREGAPPSVLFAGAVTDTAPWYRAADLVVLPSRWEGMAVAPLEAMASGRTVLLSDVDGARESLLPHQRAHCLTAPEDHAATAKAITALLRDRSLRDTFGREGHEHVRGTYDVRRTTSAIADVYRDVAAVPRSERREPISQ from the coding sequence GTGCCGCAACCAAGCAACAGTCCAAGTTCCGGCTTCACCGTTCTCCATCTCGTCCAGCCGGTCGACGGCGGAGTGGGCCGCGTCGTCGCCGATCTCGTCCACGCCCAAGTCGCCGCCGGAATGCGGGTCGTCGTCGCCTGCCCCGACCGGGGCCCGCTCACGGCGGACGTGGCCGCGCTCGGCGCCGAGACGGAAGTCTGGCGCGCGACCCGCGACCCCGGCTTCGGACTGCCCGCCGAGATCCGCCGGGTCAACGAACTGGTCGGACGGATCCGCCCCGATGTGGTGCACGCGCACAGCGCGAAGGCCGGATTCGCCGGACGCCTGGCCGTACGTGGACGGATTCCGACCGTCTTCCAGCCGCACGCCTGGTCGTTCGAGGCGGTCAGCGGTACGACGGCGGCACTCGCCCGGGGCTGGGAGCGGCTGGCCGCCCGCTGGACCGCACGCGTCGTCTGCGTCAGCGAGGCCGAGCGCGGCCGGGGCGAACGCGCCGGAGTACGAGCCCCCTGGTCCGTCGTCCACAACGGCGTCGACGCCGACCGCTTCCGCCCGGCGGACACCGCCGACGCCCTCTCCTCGACCGCCGTCGGCCGCGCCGCGCTCCCCCTGCTCGCCGAACTCCCGCCGGAGACACCCCTCGTGGCGTGCGTCGGCCGGCTCTGCAGGCAGAAGGGGCAGGACGTGCTCCTCCGCGCCTGGCCACTTGTTCTCCGGGACCTGCCCGACGCCCGTCTCGTACTCGTCGGCGACGGACCCGACGCCGAGCGGCTGCGCGAGGGCGCCCCGCCCTCCGTGCTCTTCGCCGGAGCCGTGACCGACACCGCGCCCTGGTACCGGGCCGCCGACCTCGTCGTCCTGCCGTCCCGCTGGGAGGGCATGGCGGTGGCGCCGCTCGAAGCGATGGCCAGCGGGCGGACCGTACTGCTCAGCGATGTGGACGGGGCGCGCGAAAGCCTGCTGCCGCATCAGCGGGCACACTGCCTGACCGCGCCCGAGGACCACGCGGCCACGGCGAAGGCGATCACCGCGCTGCTGCGCGACCGGTCGCTGCGCGACACCTTCGGCCGCGAGGGCCACGAACATGTACGCGGCACCTACGACGTGCGGCGGACCACGAGCGCCATCGCGGATGTGTACCGCGACGTGGCCGCCGTGCCGCGCTCCGAGCGCAGGGAGCCGATCTCCCAGTGA
- a CDS encoding sugar transferase, producing the protein MTTESTSVPAPSGRGSTARGPAAPGGPGQTTVKDAARPPLGYASITSRQDASDRLALPPRRPTAAPLRFGLPLLASDWASALLGTALLDSGQRHAVLIAQLLVCVAILNAYAGLYRPSGPRTALDEFPALAARTLVAWCASAALLAALHPSHALSLTALLAGSATQLLLACCGRALVHGHRRRTARKRLTSALVVGTGPAGRRFAALFARHPEYGLRPVGIVAPAEGDGPGDPDGGPRHGGVGEDHPADADTPAPGLPVLSTVEEIHRAVIQNGVRQAVFVDGTAGAGGEVDRAALVSLFHEYGCATWFVGAGPWETVVRSGAGARRGMSQHVWGYTCQRVDPPTAPRGALAKRLLDIAVAALALVAVSPVLLACALAVRFLDGPGVLFRQERVGQNGRPFTVLKFRTLRPADDTEAATRWSVANDRRMSAVGHILRRTSMDELPQIWNVLRGDMSLVGPRPERPFFVANFSKTHPGYAARHRMPVGITGLAQVNGLRGDTSIEDRSRFDNHYIDHWSLWQDVCIIIRTALSLVRPAGS; encoded by the coding sequence GTGACTACGGAAAGCACCAGCGTTCCCGCACCCTCCGGACGCGGATCGACAGCGCGCGGACCGGCCGCCCCCGGTGGGCCCGGGCAGACGACCGTCAAGGACGCCGCACGGCCACCGCTCGGGTACGCGTCGATCACCTCCCGGCAGGACGCGAGCGACCGCCTCGCGCTGCCACCCCGCCGCCCTACGGCCGCCCCCCTGCGCTTCGGGCTGCCGCTCCTCGCCTCCGACTGGGCGTCCGCCCTGCTCGGCACCGCGTTACTCGACTCCGGACAGCGTCACGCGGTGCTGATCGCGCAACTCCTGGTCTGCGTCGCCATTCTCAACGCGTACGCCGGTCTCTACCGCCCGTCGGGCCCCCGGACCGCCCTGGACGAATTCCCCGCACTGGCCGCGCGCACCCTCGTCGCCTGGTGCGCCTCCGCCGCGCTGCTCGCCGCGCTCCACCCCTCGCACGCGCTGAGCCTCACCGCCCTGCTGGCCGGCAGCGCGACTCAACTGCTCCTCGCCTGCTGCGGCCGCGCCCTCGTCCACGGACACCGGCGGCGCACGGCGCGCAAGCGGCTGACCTCCGCGCTGGTCGTGGGGACGGGGCCGGCGGGCCGCCGGTTCGCCGCGCTGTTCGCCCGGCATCCCGAGTACGGCCTGCGGCCCGTCGGCATCGTCGCCCCCGCGGAGGGGGACGGCCCCGGCGACCCGGACGGCGGCCCGCGCCACGGCGGCGTCGGCGAGGACCACCCCGCCGACGCGGACACCCCCGCCCCCGGACTCCCCGTGCTGAGCACCGTCGAGGAGATCCACCGCGCCGTCATCCAGAACGGTGTCCGGCAGGCCGTGTTCGTCGACGGCACGGCCGGTGCCGGAGGCGAAGTGGACCGCGCCGCGCTCGTCTCCCTCTTCCACGAGTACGGCTGCGCCACCTGGTTCGTCGGCGCCGGCCCCTGGGAAACGGTCGTCCGATCCGGCGCAGGCGCCCGCCGCGGCATGTCCCAGCACGTCTGGGGCTACACCTGCCAACGCGTCGACCCGCCCACCGCACCCCGCGGCGCCCTCGCCAAGCGCCTGCTCGACATCGCCGTCGCGGCACTCGCGCTGGTCGCCGTATCACCGGTACTGCTGGCCTGCGCGCTCGCCGTACGGTTCCTCGACGGGCCCGGTGTGCTGTTCCGTCAGGAACGCGTCGGACAGAACGGCCGCCCCTTCACCGTGCTGAAGTTCCGCACCCTGCGCCCGGCCGACGACACCGAGGCGGCCACCCGCTGGTCCGTCGCCAACGACCGGCGGATGAGCGCGGTCGGCCACATCCTGCGCCGTACGTCGATGGACGAACTCCCGCAGATCTGGAACGTCCTGCGCGGCGACATGAGCCTCGTCGGACCCCGCCCCGAACGCCCCTTCTTCGTCGCCAACTTCAGCAAGACCCACCCCGGCTACGCGGCACGCCACCGGATGCCCGTCGGTATCACCGGTCTCGCGCAGGTCAACGGGCTGCGCGGGGACACCTCCATCGAGGACCGCTCCCGATTCGACAACCACTACATCGACCACTGGTCGTTGTGGCAGGACGTGTGCATCATCATCCGAACCGCCCTCTCCCTCGTCCGCCCGGCGGGGAGCTGA
- a CDS encoding O-antigen ligase family protein, giving the protein MLPILAVVALLAVPVAGSAADGSPGSGTVADAASGLLVLFCLVRVVRERARPLTRTAALVLGLPVFGVCAASITSYDPASSLPGVARYLQIFVLVPGALLLLIRHRRDFRLVAWAMVALALVQGLIGVVQYLTGTGASYMGEDIRAVGTFGPTDVMGMATVVSYGLVAAVGLALGAGTESGPAGVREVPRGQRAAALGCAALLFLPLVVSFSRGAWIATVVAVTLQLALSGPRRAARVALVTAALGVVLVGGLGIGSQMVSERLGSITEVTEAPDRSVTDRYTMWAAAGGMWRTDPVTGVGLKGFPAYRDSHSSIALSSGSDTAGAGMAFQRQPLLSPHNMYLLVLSEQGIIGLLALAGSWAALLVLALRRLPGKRRGRTGADCALVAVGLLVWQLVDFGYADIGGPSTVLTAVVLGLAAWWALDRRADRGPGAA; this is encoded by the coding sequence CTGCTGCCGATCCTCGCCGTCGTGGCCCTGCTCGCCGTCCCGGTGGCGGGCTCCGCCGCTGACGGATCACCCGGCTCCGGGACGGTCGCCGACGCCGCGTCCGGGCTGCTGGTCCTCTTCTGCCTGGTACGGGTGGTGCGCGAGCGCGCCCGGCCGCTGACCCGAACGGCCGCGCTGGTACTGGGACTTCCCGTCTTCGGCGTCTGCGCCGCCTCGATCACGTCCTACGACCCCGCGTCCAGCCTGCCGGGCGTCGCGCGTTACCTCCAGATCTTCGTGCTGGTACCCGGCGCCCTGCTCCTGCTGATCAGGCACCGCCGGGACTTCCGGCTCGTCGCCTGGGCGATGGTGGCCCTCGCCCTGGTGCAGGGGCTCATCGGCGTCGTCCAGTACCTGACCGGCACCGGCGCCTCGTACATGGGCGAGGACATCCGCGCCGTCGGCACGTTCGGTCCCACCGACGTCATGGGCATGGCCACCGTCGTGTCGTACGGACTGGTCGCCGCGGTCGGACTGGCCCTGGGCGCGGGGACGGAGAGCGGACCGGCGGGCGTCCGTGAGGTGCCGCGCGGACAGCGCGCCGCCGCGCTCGGCTGCGCCGCACTGCTGTTCCTGCCGCTCGTGGTCTCCTTCAGCCGGGGCGCGTGGATCGCGACGGTCGTGGCCGTCACGCTGCAACTCGCGCTCTCCGGGCCGCGCCGCGCGGCCCGCGTCGCGCTCGTCACGGCGGCCCTCGGCGTCGTACTCGTCGGCGGACTCGGCATCGGCTCGCAGATGGTCTCCGAACGGCTCGGCAGCATCACCGAAGTCACCGAGGCACCCGACAGGTCGGTCACCGACCGGTACACGATGTGGGCGGCGGCGGGCGGGATGTGGCGGACCGACCCCGTCACCGGCGTCGGACTGAAGGGCTTCCCCGCCTACCGCGACAGCCACTCCTCGATCGCGCTGTCGTCGGGCAGCGACACGGCGGGCGCGGGGATGGCATTCCAGCGCCAGCCGCTGCTCTCCCCGCACAACATGTATCTGCTGGTCCTCAGCGAACAGGGAATCATCGGCCTGCTGGCCCTCGCCGGGAGCTGGGCGGCGCTGCTCGTGCTCGCCCTGCGGCGACTGCCCGGCAAGCGCCGTGGCCGTACGGGCGCCGACTGCGCGCTCGTCGCCGTCGGGCTGTTGGTCTGGCAACTGGTGGACTTCGGTTACGCGGACATCGGCGGGCCGTCCACGGTGCTCACCGCCGTCGTGCTCGGGCTGGCCGCGTGGTGGGCGCTCGACCGGCGGGCCGACCGGGGACCGGGTGCGGCGTGA
- the murJ gene encoding murein biosynthesis integral membrane protein MurJ, whose product MTDLTDATQSPTAKTTRTPETVNSTETTDTTEITKTTRTAGPAVPGRRPPPPSTPTPAHTTTSPTEKTDQETIGQEKAGQEKADSGSRGGHLSNRFLARAALLTAVLTAAGALLGLVRDQTIAHLYGAGPDTDAFLVAWTVPEVASTLLIEDAMALILVPAFSLALARRATDRPLLDRDPVHTLLRTTLPGLLLVLSAGAVLLMLAAPWVVAVLAPGLPDTQLAVDCTRLTATCAFSFGIAGYCSAALRAHGSFVPPAMIYVAYNIGIIVTMLVLSDRLGVRAAAAGVAVGGVLMVLVQAPVVWRRLRERRATAEQTREHVDQLPADERPADEHPAGERQSGEQPGGGARPLVALGLLAPVIVFALTRQSQVLIERFLAAPLPAGAISHLNYAQKVAQMPMVLSLMLCTVTFPVVARAMAAGETDRARRRVERDLALAGVIVLVGAATVVACAPQIIEILFQRGAFDRADTAATATVMRVYALGLLGHTLVGALVRCYFSAARPLWFPALAMFLGLALTTAGGALLVGVWGVLGIAAGNALGITVTAVLLLNGVARHSVPVRVRHMTGGLVKLSAAAASATGAGWICGALIPSPVPAAAVACVVVAAVFLVIARAVQAPEIDSVIRSVTRKFIDVR is encoded by the coding sequence GTGACCGATCTGACGGACGCGACACAGTCGCCGACGGCGAAGACCACCCGGACCCCGGAGACCGTGAACAGCACGGAGACCACGGACACCACGGAGATCACCAAGACCACTCGGACCGCCGGGCCCGCGGTCCCCGGCCGACGGCCCCCGCCGCCATCCACACCCACGCCCGCGCACACCACAACCTCGCCGACCGAGAAGACCGATCAGGAGACGATCGGTCAGGAGAAGGCCGGTCAGGAGAAGGCCGATTCGGGCAGCCGGGGCGGCCACCTCTCCAACCGCTTCCTCGCCCGCGCCGCCCTGCTGACCGCAGTCCTCACCGCCGCCGGCGCGCTGCTCGGTCTCGTACGTGACCAGACCATCGCCCACCTCTACGGCGCGGGCCCCGACACCGACGCCTTCCTCGTCGCCTGGACCGTCCCCGAAGTCGCCTCGACGCTGCTCATCGAGGACGCCATGGCGCTCATCCTGGTGCCCGCCTTCAGCCTCGCGCTCGCGCGCCGGGCCACGGACCGGCCACTCCTCGACCGCGACCCCGTTCACACCCTGCTGCGTACGACCCTGCCGGGGCTGCTCCTCGTTCTCAGCGCGGGCGCCGTCCTGCTGATGCTCGCGGCCCCGTGGGTCGTCGCCGTGCTGGCCCCCGGTCTGCCGGACACCCAACTGGCCGTCGACTGCACCCGGTTGACTGCGACGTGTGCCTTCAGTTTCGGTATCGCCGGATACTGCAGCGCCGCGTTGCGGGCGCACGGCAGCTTCGTACCGCCCGCGATGATCTACGTCGCGTACAACATCGGCATCATCGTCACGATGCTGGTCCTCAGCGACCGGCTCGGGGTGCGGGCGGCCGCGGCCGGGGTCGCCGTGGGCGGGGTCCTGATGGTCCTCGTACAGGCCCCGGTCGTCTGGCGGCGACTGCGCGAGCGCCGCGCGACGGCGGAGCAGACACGGGAGCACGTCGACCAACTGCCCGCCGACGAACGACCGGCCGACGAACATCCCGCCGGCGAGCGACAGTCGGGCGAACAGCCCGGCGGCGGCGCCCGGCCCCTCGTCGCCCTCGGACTGCTGGCCCCCGTCATCGTCTTCGCCCTCACCCGCCAGTCCCAGGTCCTCATCGAACGCTTCCTCGCCGCTCCCCTGCCCGCCGGTGCCATCTCGCATCTCAACTACGCGCAGAAGGTCGCGCAGATGCCGATGGTGCTTTCCCTGATGCTCTGCACCGTCACCTTCCCGGTGGTCGCCCGCGCCATGGCGGCCGGGGAGACCGACCGGGCCAGGCGGCGCGTCGAGCGGGACCTGGCACTCGCCGGTGTCATCGTGCTCGTCGGCGCCGCGACCGTCGTTGCCTGCGCGCCGCAGATCATCGAAATCCTCTTCCAGCGCGGCGCTTTCGACCGTGCGGACACGGCGGCCACCGCCACCGTGATGCGTGTGTACGCACTGGGGCTGCTCGGCCACACCCTCGTCGGGGCCCTCGTCCGCTGCTACTTCTCCGCCGCGCGTCCCCTGTGGTTCCCGGCGCTCGCCATGTTCCTCGGCCTCGCCCTCACCACCGCGGGCGGCGCGCTGCTCGTCGGCGTCTGGGGCGTCCTCGGGATCGCGGCGGGCAACGCGCTGGGCATCACCGTCACCGCCGTACTGCTCCTGAACGGCGTCGCCCGGCACAGCGTTCCGGTGCGAGTCCGCCACATGACCGGAGGGCTCGTCAAACTCAGCGCCGCCGCCGCTTCCGCGACCGGCGCCGGATGGATCTGCGGCGCCCTCATCCCCTCGCCGGTGCCGGCCGCGGCCGTCGCCTGCGTGGTGGTCGCCGCCGTGTTCCTCGTCATCGCCCGCGCCGTCCAGGCACCCGAGATCGACTCCGTCATCCGCTCCGTCACACGAAAGTTCATCGATGTCCGCTGA
- a CDS encoding polysaccharide deacetylase family protein — protein MSADTVPAGPLWAAMYHSITDPTDDPYQVTVSPDRLDRQLRWLRRRRLTGVSMERLLLARARGSHAGLVGLTFDDGYADFLTNAVPLLHRYRFTATVYALPGRLGGTNEWDRLGPRKPLLTEDGIREAAAAGMEIGSHGLRHTDLTKADDALLAEETRGSREALSAITGTEVTGFCYPYGTVDERAMAAVRDAGYRYAVAIDPGPLTGLFALPRLHIGQEDTGPRLFLKRALHGRRREPVPYGPYPAATAGVERSGTATVPEGGGA, from the coding sequence ATGTCCGCTGACACGGTGCCCGCAGGCCCCCTGTGGGCAGCCATGTACCACTCCATCACCGACCCGACCGACGACCCCTACCAGGTGACCGTCTCGCCCGACCGGCTCGACCGGCAACTGCGCTGGCTGCGCCGCCGCCGGCTCACCGGCGTGAGCATGGAGCGCCTGCTCCTCGCCCGCGCGCGGGGCAGCCACGCCGGACTCGTCGGCCTCACCTTCGACGACGGCTACGCCGACTTCCTGACGAACGCCGTGCCGCTGCTGCACCGGTATCGGTTCACCGCCACCGTCTACGCACTCCCCGGCCGCCTCGGCGGCACCAACGAATGGGACCGCCTCGGCCCGCGCAAACCCCTCCTCACGGAGGACGGCATCCGCGAGGCGGCGGCGGCCGGCATGGAGATCGGCTCGCACGGACTGCGCCACACCGATCTCACCAAGGCCGACGACGCGCTGCTGGCCGAGGAGACGCGCGGCAGCCGGGAGGCGCTGAGCGCGATCACGGGCACCGAAGTGACCGGCTTCTGCTACCCGTACGGCACGGTCGACGAGCGCGCCATGGCCGCCGTACGGGACGCCGGTTACCGGTACGCCGTCGCCATCGACCCCGGCCCCCTCACCGGTCTGTTCGCCCTGCCGCGCCTCCACATCGGCCAGGAGGACACCGGGCCCCGGCTGTTCCTGAAGCGCGCCCTGCACGGCCGGCGGCGCGAGCCGGTCCCGTACGGCCCGTATCCGGCAGCCACGGCGGGCGTCGAGCGGTCGGGGACCGCGACCGTACCCGAGGGCGGCGGCGCATGA
- a CDS encoding glycosyltransferase: MKVLHVITGLGIGGAEQQLRLLLGRLPTDSAVVTLTNPGAVARGIVADGFPVTDLGIRGNRDIGALPRLTGLIKDGRYDLVHTHLYRACVYGRLAARLAGVRTVVATEHSLGATQIEGRSLTVGARALYLGSERLGTETVAVSTTVANRLRRWGVRRDRVHVVPNGIDVPRFSYDETARHKARAELGLPADAFVVGGIGRLSEGKRFDTLVRAVAALPGARLLLVGEGPERDRLLDLAAELGAADRVLLHGACEDPPPNPADGNGPDLPSLLAAMDLFVSTSADEAFGLAVIEGLAAGLPVLYVTCPALTDLPADSAPTARRITGSVDGLVAELGAAQGRFAAGDGPPRLPVPPAARHYDISRSAEQLMSVYDRALRRNGSSEPAVRRPATPEE; the protein is encoded by the coding sequence ATGAAGGTTCTGCACGTCATCACCGGCCTCGGCATCGGTGGTGCCGAACAGCAACTGCGCCTTTTGCTCGGCCGGTTGCCCACGGACAGCGCCGTCGTCACCCTCACCAACCCGGGCGCCGTCGCACGCGGCATCGTCGCCGACGGCTTCCCCGTCACGGACCTCGGCATAAGAGGCAACCGCGACATCGGCGCGCTGCCCCGGCTGACGGGACTGATCAAGGACGGCCGGTACGACCTGGTCCACACGCACCTCTACCGGGCCTGTGTGTACGGGCGCCTCGCCGCGCGCCTCGCGGGTGTACGCACCGTCGTCGCCACCGAGCACTCGCTGGGCGCCACCCAGATCGAGGGCCGCTCGCTGACCGTCGGGGCCCGTGCCCTCTACCTCGGCAGCGAACGCCTCGGCACGGAGACCGTCGCCGTCTCGACGACCGTCGCCAACCGGCTGCGCCGCTGGGGCGTACGCCGCGACCGTGTCCATGTCGTTCCCAACGGCATCGACGTGCCGCGCTTCTCCTACGACGAGACGGCCCGGCACAAGGCGCGGGCCGAACTCGGCCTGCCCGCAGACGCGTTCGTGGTCGGCGGCATCGGCAGGCTCAGCGAGGGCAAGCGCTTCGACACGCTCGTCAGGGCCGTCGCCGCCCTGCCCGGTGCCCGACTCCTGCTCGTCGGAGAGGGCCCCGAGCGCGACCGACTGCTCGACCTGGCGGCCGAGTTGGGGGCCGCCGACCGCGTCCTGCTGCACGGCGCGTGCGAGGACCCGCCGCCGAACCCCGCCGACGGCAACGGACCTGATCTACCGTCACTGCTCGCAGCCATGGACCTCTTCGTCTCCACCTCCGCGGACGAGGCCTTCGGGCTCGCCGTGATCGAGGGCCTGGCCGCCGGGCTGCCCGTCCTGTACGTCACCTGCCCCGCTCTGACGGACCTGCCCGCCGACTCGGCGCCGACCGCGCGCCGGATCACCGGATCGGTGGACGGTCTCGTCGCCGAACTGGGCGCGGCACAGGGGCGGTTCGCGGCCGGAGACGGCCCGCCCCGGCTGCCGGTACCACCCGCCGCCCGCCACTACGACATCTCCCGCAGTGCCGAACAGCTGATGTCCGTCTACGACCGCGCCCTGCGCCGCAACGGCTCGTCCGAGCCCGCTGTCCGGCGCCCGGCCACCCCCGAGGAGTGA
- a CDS encoding lipopolysaccharide biosynthesis protein: MTDKVNGRRRAGSWPGRVLARIRALPVWWIVPVCVLVGALAGGGYGMLRTPQYSATSYVLVVPTDKTDPAAALGFAQAYGRVASQVAAVGDAQVWAGVSSKVLKENVTTVTSPDAPMISVTATSSGAQAAVSMADGVARSLVLNGTQMQGSTNVKVVQFSRAVKPTSPVSPSVPLAALVGAAAGGLLGGLGVLVRPKRRREEVHATVPGPATASVPQTESV, translated from the coding sequence ATGACCGACAAAGTGAACGGCCGACGCCGCGCGGGCAGTTGGCCCGGCCGCGTCCTGGCGAGGATCAGGGCACTGCCCGTCTGGTGGATCGTGCCGGTCTGCGTCCTGGTCGGGGCGCTCGCGGGCGGCGGGTACGGGATGCTGCGCACCCCGCAGTACTCCGCCACCAGTTACGTGCTCGTCGTACCGACCGACAAGACCGATCCGGCCGCCGCGCTCGGCTTCGCGCAGGCGTACGGGCGGGTCGCCTCGCAGGTCGCCGCCGTCGGCGACGCCCAGGTGTGGGCCGGGGTCTCCTCCAAGGTCCTGAAGGAGAACGTCACCACGGTCACCTCGCCCGACGCCCCGATGATCTCGGTGACCGCCACGTCGAGCGGCGCGCAGGCGGCCGTCAGCATGGCCGACGGCGTCGCGCGTTCCCTGGTGCTCAACGGCACGCAGATGCAGGGCAGTACGAACGTGAAGGTGGTCCAGTTCTCCCGCGCGGTCAAGCCCACCAGCCCCGTCTCCCCGTCGGTGCCGCTGGCCGCGCTCGTCGGCGCCGCCGCGGGCGGACTGCTCGGCGGACTCGGTGTGCTGGTCCGCCCCAAGCGCCGGCGCGAAGAGGTGCACGCGACGGTCCCCGGTCCGGCGACGGCATCCGTGCCGCAGACGGAGAGCGTGTGA
- a CDS encoding GNAT family N-acetyltransferase: MPVRRGTFTPLTSEICRDPGRFGALAAEWTALHRRSGPATPFQSHAWLHSWWLSYGTPGRLRVVLVRRGGTLVAAAPLMLTHRPVPVLVQLGGGISDFSDVLLDDDCADSAAPALAKALAVAARGAVIDLREVRPGAAAERVYECWDGPRDRLPDSSCLELPAVPMDELLGRLSSSRAQRARAKIRKIDSLGIEARVVPADEIPTAVERLLHLHRLQWQGRGVTTEHLSARFSAHLTRSVRSMVEHGDAMVTEFLLAGEVVAADLTLMSPRLGGGYLYGADPMLRDRKVDVATMLLRESARRISADGRSTLSMLRGNEPYKHHWRPETVSNQRLLMARGLLAPSLRLVAAQAAARDRAAVLVNERLPAMKAGLAKRTGRGDGKG, encoded by the coding sequence ATGCCCGTCCGCAGAGGCACCTTCACACCACTGACGTCGGAGATCTGCCGGGACCCCGGCAGGTTCGGGGCGCTCGCGGCCGAATGGACCGCGCTGCACCGCCGCTCCGGCCCGGCCACCCCGTTCCAGAGCCACGCCTGGCTGCACTCCTGGTGGCTGTCGTACGGCACACCCGGCAGGCTCCGCGTCGTCCTCGTTCGCCGTGGCGGCACCCTCGTCGCCGCGGCCCCGCTGATGCTGACGCACCGGCCGGTCCCCGTCCTGGTCCAGCTCGGCGGCGGCATCTCCGACTTCTCCGACGTCCTGCTCGACGACGACTGCGCCGACAGCGCGGCCCCGGCGCTCGCCAAGGCCCTCGCCGTCGCCGCGCGCGGCGCGGTCATCGACCTGCGGGAGGTACGGCCCGGAGCCGCCGCCGAACGCGTCTACGAGTGCTGGGACGGCCCGCGCGACCGGCTGCCGGACTCGTCCTGTCTGGAGCTGCCCGCCGTCCCCATGGACGAACTGCTCGGCCGCCTCTCGTCGTCGCGCGCCCAGCGCGCCAGGGCCAAGATCCGCAAGATCGACTCGCTCGGCATCGAGGCGCGCGTGGTGCCCGCGGACGAGATCCCGACCGCCGTCGAACGCCTCCTGCATCTGCACCGGCTCCAGTGGCAGGGACGCGGCGTCACCACCGAACACCTCAGCGCCCGCTTCTCGGCGCATCTGACCCGCTCGGTGCGGTCCATGGTCGAGCACGGCGACGCGATGGTCACCGAGTTCCTGCTCGCGGGCGAAGTGGTGGCCGCCGACCTCACCCTGATGTCGCCGCGGCTCGGGGGCGGCTATCTGTACGGCGCCGACCCCATGCTGCGCGACCGGAAGGTCGACGTCGCCACGATGCTGCTGCGCGAGAGCGCCCGGCGGATCAGCGCCGACGGGCGCTCGACGCTGAGCATGCTGCGCGGCAACGAGCCGTACAAGCACCACTGGCGCCCGGAGACCGTCAGCAACCAGCGGCTGCTGATGGCGCGCGGTCTGCTGGCACCCTCGCTGCGGCTGGTCGCCGCCCAGGCCGCCGCGCGCGACCGGGCGGCCGTCCTGGTCAACGAGCGGCTGCCGGCGATGAAGGCGGGTCTGGCGAAGCGGACGGGTCGCGGCGACGGCAAGGGCTGA